In Marivivens aquimaris, one genomic interval encodes:
- a CDS encoding ABC transporter permease, whose product MTDTTSQSGPMLAADGTPLKKSLHRAQRRQKVRALMLIAPLLFFILVTFIAPIFDMLLRSVENDIVPDTLPRTVVALQEWDNASGEAPDEETFRAFYTDFALAEEQKAHTRLGSRLNFEMSGISSVFRSTGRDVGKFDTDYYTDQFVDADEVYEDPVQWSEWMADDGVASALPQTADAYAGWVKVLNEEGDDPLDEDIPDFVYTALYHDLAAGANPPVLPSVDVSGWDDISLKEQFIESNEDWANPDIWATIKAFAGPYTAGYFANSIDLQSTPEGFAQRDEDERIYIKLFIRTMVMSLAITGMCILLGYPIAYLLSHLPARKANLLMILVLLPFWTSLLVRTSAWKVLLQNQGVINDILVWIGIVSDDNRLALINNANGTIIAMTHILLPFMILPLFSVMKTINPSYVRAAKSMGANDWTAFWRVYFPNSVPGIGAGSILVFILSIGYYITPELVGGVDGVFISNRIAYHISSSLNWGLAAALGSILLVLVLGLYYVYDRVVGIDNVKLGG is encoded by the coding sequence ATGACCGACACGACTTCGCAATCCGGGCCGATGCTGGCCGCGGATGGTACCCCCCTCAAAAAGAGCCTGCATCGCGCGCAGCGCCGCCAAAAAGTGCGGGCGCTCATGCTTATCGCGCCGCTGCTGTTCTTTATTCTTGTTACTTTTATCGCGCCTATCTTCGACATGCTGCTGCGCTCGGTCGAGAACGATATCGTTCCCGATACGCTGCCCCGCACAGTCGTTGCCCTTCAGGAATGGGACAACGCAAGCGGCGAAGCACCCGACGAAGAGACGTTCCGCGCGTTCTACACCGACTTTGCTCTGGCCGAAGAACAGAAGGCCCACACACGTCTGGGCTCGCGCCTGAACTTTGAAATGTCGGGCATTTCTTCGGTCTTCCGTTCGACCGGCCGCGATGTCGGCAAGTTCGACACCGATTACTACACCGACCAGTTCGTCGACGCTGACGAAGTGTATGAAGATCCGGTCCAGTGGTCCGAGTGGATGGCAGACGATGGCGTCGCATCTGCACTGCCGCAGACCGCCGATGCTTACGCTGGTTGGGTGAAGGTCCTGAACGAAGAGGGCGACGACCCGCTTGATGAGGACATCCCCGATTTCGTCTACACCGCGCTTTATCATGACCTCGCTGCTGGCGCGAATCCGCCCGTGCTGCCGTCCGTGGACGTGTCGGGTTGGGATGACATCTCGCTCAAGGAGCAGTTCATCGAGTCCAACGAAGACTGGGCCAATCCGGACATCTGGGCGACGATCAAAGCCTTCGCGGGTCCATACACCGCCGGTTACTTCGCGAACTCCATCGACCTTCAGTCCACGCCCGAGGGTTTTGCCCAGCGTGACGAGGACGAGCGCATCTACATCAAGCTCTTCATCCGCACGATGGTGATGTCGCTGGCGATTACCGGCATGTGTATCCTGTTGGGTTATCCGATCGCCTACCTGCTGTCGCACCTGCCGGCACGCAAGGCTAACCTGCTGATGATCCTCGTACTTCTACCGTTCTGGACCTCGCTTCTAGTCCGTACTTCGGCATGGAAAGTGCTGCTGCAGAACCAAGGCGTGATCAACGATATTCTCGTGTGGATCGGCATTGTCAGTGACGACAACCGCCTTGCGCTAATCAACAACGCGAACGGTACGATCATCGCGATGACGCACATTCTGCTGCCGTTCATGATCCTGCCGCTGTTTTCGGTGATGAAGACGATCAACCCGTCCTACGTCCGCGCCGCCAAATCGATGGGCGCGAATGACTGGACTGCCTTCTGGCGTGTCTATTTCCCGAACTCGGTTCCGGGTATCGGCGCGGGCTCGATCCTCGTGTTCATCCTGTCGATCGGCTACTACATCACCCCCGAACTCGTCGGCGGCGTGGATGGCGTGTTCATCTCGAACCGTATCGCCTACCACATCTCGTCCTCGCTGAACTGGGGTCTGGCGGCTGCGCTGGGTTCGATCCTTCTCGTCCTCGTGCTCGGTCTCTACTACGTCTACGACCGCGTCGTCGGCATCGATAACGTCAAACTCGGAGGTTGA
- the lipB gene encoding lipoyl(octanoyl) transferase LipB, with protein sequence MVEWITSTDLTDYDEAVAFMEARAEAIAKGEAEELIWLVEHPPLYTAGTSAKSEDLLEPDRFPVYPSKRGGQYTYHGPGQRVAYVMLNVGERGRDVRCFVRDMEQWIIAALKEFNVEGEIRDGRVGVWVPRPDKPLLPDGSQREDKIAALGIRLRKWVSFHGLSINVEPDLSHFGGIVPCGITGHGVTSLVDLGLPVTMDDVDVALKKTFDRVVTPRCD encoded by the coding sequence ATGGTGGAATGGATCACCTCGACTGACCTGACCGATTACGACGAGGCCGTCGCTTTCATGGAGGCCCGCGCCGAGGCGATTGCCAAGGGTGAGGCCGAAGAGCTGATCTGGCTGGTCGAGCACCCGCCGCTCTACACCGCCGGCACCTCCGCGAAATCCGAAGACCTGCTCGAACCTGACCGTTTCCCCGTCTACCCGTCCAAGCGCGGCGGCCAGTACACCTACCACGGTCCGGGTCAGCGCGTGGCATACGTCATGCTGAATGTCGGTGAGCGTGGCCGCGATGTGCGTTGCTTTGTGCGCGATATGGAGCAATGGATCATCGCCGCGCTGAAGGAATTCAACGTCGAAGGCGAAATTCGCGATGGCCGCGTGGGTGTCTGGGTGCCGCGCCCCGACAAACCGCTGTTGCCCGATGGCTCGCAGCGCGAGGACAAGATCGCAGCGCTCGGCATCCGTCTGCGCAAGTGGGTGAGCTTCCACGGCCTGTCGATCAACGTCGAACCGGACCTCAGCCATTTTGGCGGCATCGTTCCCTGCGGCATCACCGGCCACGGCGTCACGTCGCTCGTGGACCTAGGATTGCCTGTGACAATGGATGATGTGGACGTCGCGCTGAAAAAGACCTTCGACCGCGTGGTCACGCCCCGCTGCGATTAA
- a CDS encoding DUF2306 domain-containing protein yields the protein MSLEPFLDAPTHIQIHAACATLAIALGPLAIYRRRRDMIHKVSGYVWVVAMLTTAITSFWIHSFAVIGPFSPIHLLAILAIWSIFQGMRAIFRGNITLHRAVFRKLYWNGLMIAGLLNFLPGRTTARSFLGADSALNWAVIAVGGAFLAYRMLRGKMNLQVAA from the coding sequence ATGTCGCTTGAGCCGTTTCTCGACGCCCCGACCCATATCCAGATCCACGCTGCCTGCGCCACGCTGGCCATCGCGCTGGGCCCCCTCGCGATTTACCGCCGCCGCCGTGATATGATTCACAAAGTTTCGGGCTATGTATGGGTCGTCGCCATGCTGACGACCGCGATCACCTCCTTCTGGATCCACAGCTTTGCGGTGATTGGCCCGTTCAGCCCGATTCACTTGCTGGCGATCCTCGCGATCTGGTCGATCTTTCAGGGTATGCGCGCGATTTTCCGCGGCAATATCACTCTGCACCGCGCTGTTTTCCGGAAACTCTACTGGAACGGTCTCATGATCGCCGGACTTCTCAATTTCCTGCCCGGACGCACGACAGCCCGTAGTTTTCTTGGAGCGGATAGTGCGTTGAATTGGGCCGTTATTGCGGTCGGTGGAGCGTTTCTGGCCTACCGGATGCTGCGCGGGAAAATGAATTTGCAGGTCGCGGCATAA
- a CDS encoding extracellular solute-binding protein produces the protein MKLTKVLMATSALTVAAGAAVADDHMASDMTIVSWGGAYQNSQLKAYVEPYLEANPDVNIVWDESSAEAVAKLRAMSETGNITWDLVDVEAADSMRLCDEGLAMEVDYDELAEGNDGSSAEDDFGDSIVSDCFIPQIVFSTTVGYRNDMVGDTPPESICAIFDTEMYPGKRALNKRPLANMEWALLCDGVAKDDIYDVLATEEGQEQAFAKLDTIKDDVIWWTAAAETPQLLADGEIVMGSTYNGRLFSAIAEQDQPIGMLWDAQMLDFDGWVIPEDLPEDRLARVMDFLYFATDTQRLADQAAYISYGPARASSAPLVGKHAELGIEMAPHMPTDPANSKNVFVTQYDFWADYRDDLDAKFQAWLAN, from the coding sequence ATGAAACTCACTAAAGTTCTTATGGCGACCTCGGCTCTGACCGTTGCTGCTGGTGCTGCGGTTGCCGACGATCACATGGCCTCTGACATGACCATTGTCAGCTGGGGCGGTGCTTACCAGAACAGCCAGCTGAAGGCCTACGTCGAGCCCTACCTCGAAGCCAACCCGGACGTGAACATCGTTTGGGACGAAAGCTCGGCCGAAGCCGTTGCCAAGCTCCGCGCTATGTCGGAAACCGGCAACATCACTTGGGACCTCGTCGACGTAGAAGCCGCTGACTCGATGCGTCTGTGCGACGAAGGTCTGGCCATGGAAGTCGACTACGACGAACTGGCCGAAGGCAACGACGGCTCGTCGGCTGAAGACGACTTCGGCGACTCGATCGTTTCGGACTGCTTCATCCCGCAGATCGTGTTCTCGACCACCGTTGGCTACCGCAACGACATGGTCGGCGACACCCCGCCGGAAAGCATCTGCGCGATCTTCGACACCGAAATGTACCCGGGCAAGCGCGCGCTCAACAAGCGTCCGCTGGCGAACATGGAATGGGCACTGCTCTGTGACGGCGTAGCCAAGGACGACATCTATGACGTTCTGGCGACCGAAGAAGGTCAGGAGCAGGCATTCGCCAAGCTCGACACCATCAAGGACGACGTGATCTGGTGGACTGCTGCTGCCGAAACTCCGCAGCTGCTGGCTGACGGCGAAATCGTCATGGGTTCGACCTACAACGGTCGTCTGTTCTCGGCTATCGCCGAGCAGGACCAGCCGATCGGTATGCTCTGGGACGCTCAGATGCTCGACTTCGACGGTTGGGTCATCCCCGAAGACCTGCCGGAAGACCGCCTCGCTCGCGTGATGGACTTCCTGTACTTCGCAACCGACACCCAGCGTCTGGCTGATCAGGCTGCTTACATCTCCTACGGTCCGGCTCGTGCATCGTCCGCTCCGCTCGTAGGTAAGCACGCTGAGCTCGGCATCGAAATGGCGCCGCACATGCCGACCGATCCGGCCAACTCCAAGAACGTCTTCGTCACCCAGTACGACTTCTGGGCTGACTACCGCGACGATCTGGACGCCAAGTTCCAAGCCTGGCTCGCCAACTAA
- a CDS encoding AEC family transporter: MIALIDIILPVFLVLGFGYFAVWKGWFKETSVDELMKFAQNFAVPCLLFKGISSLDLGAHFDVRLLFSFYAGAISGFIVGITGARLLFKRSWEDSIAIGFIGLFSNSLLLGLPITERAYGSDALASNYAIIAIHSPICYAIGITTMEIVKNRGGKLSALPAKVLRSMFRNALILGISAGLIVNLTGIPLHNTLQSAIDLMARAALPAALFALGGVLVRYKPQGDLRTIGFIVSVSLVLHPTVTWLLGTSLNLSTEGFRSAVVTAAMAPGINAYLFANMYGHAKRVAASAVLIGTGLTVLTAAFWLMILP, translated from the coding sequence ATGATCGCCCTGATCGACATCATCCTTCCCGTCTTCCTCGTGCTTGGCTTCGGCTATTTCGCCGTCTGGAAAGGCTGGTTCAAGGAAACCTCGGTCGATGAGTTGATGAAGTTCGCGCAGAACTTCGCTGTGCCGTGCCTGCTGTTCAAAGGCATCTCCTCCCTCGACCTCGGCGCGCATTTCGACGTCCGTCTACTGTTCAGCTTCTACGCCGGTGCGATCTCGGGCTTCATCGTCGGGATCACCGGCGCGCGGCTGCTGTTCAAGCGCAGCTGGGAAGACTCCATCGCCATCGGCTTTATCGGGCTGTTCTCGAACTCGCTCCTGCTTGGTCTGCCGATTACCGAACGCGCCTATGGATCGGACGCGCTGGCGTCCAACTATGCGATCATCGCGATCCATTCGCCCATTTGCTACGCCATCGGCATCACCACGATGGAGATCGTGAAGAACCGCGGCGGTAAACTCAGTGCCCTCCCTGCTAAGGTCCTGCGGTCCATGTTCCGCAACGCACTGATCCTCGGTATTTCGGCGGGTCTGATCGTGAACCTGACGGGCATCCCGCTCCACAATACCCTGCAAAGCGCGATTGACCTCATGGCCCGCGCCGCGCTACCCGCCGCGCTGTTCGCTCTGGGCGGTGTTCTGGTGCGCTACAAACCGCAGGGCGACCTGCGCACCATCGGCTTTATCGTGTCGGTGTCGCTCGTGCTGCACCCCACTGTCACTTGGCTGCTGGGCACATCGCTGAACCTGTCGACCGAGGGCTTCCGCTCCGCCGTTGTGACTGCCGCTATGGCACCTGGGATCAACGCCTACCTCTTTGCCAATATGTACGGCCACGCGAAACGGGTCGCGGCCTCGGCAGTGCTGATTGGCACGGGTCTGACGGTGCTGACCGCAGCGTTCTGGCTGATGATCCTGCCCTAA
- a CDS encoding LytTR family DNA-binding domain-containing protein codes for MTDTPSHSAIREWRRYISKPITLVMLCGTAVVLTLVAPFESDRLMRPLPRLGYWLVMVFATYSVGLIVSVSVERLARVTLYARYALIAVSSALAITATVLLVNLALLGYWPDMADAMVLIPTVFGIAVIISLMVQVASDHMAHPPQPETKEALPPILDRLPYDKRAPLVAISVEDHYVRVRTHNGEAVILMRLTDAMREVGQTDGLQVHRSHWVARDAVTAARREGDRAILTVSHGEDIPVSRRYVPAIKEAGFLPG; via the coding sequence GTGACTGACACCCCATCGCATTCCGCGATACGCGAATGGCGACGCTATATTTCCAAGCCGATTACGCTGGTCATGCTTTGCGGCACCGCTGTGGTCCTCACCTTGGTCGCGCCATTCGAATCCGACCGCTTGATGCGCCCCCTGCCCCGTCTGGGCTACTGGCTGGTGATGGTGTTCGCGACCTACTCGGTCGGTCTGATCGTTTCGGTGTCGGTGGAGAGATTGGCACGCGTCACCCTCTATGCCCGATATGCGCTGATCGCAGTCAGCAGCGCGCTCGCCATCACGGCCACGGTCCTTTTGGTGAACCTCGCGCTCCTCGGCTATTGGCCCGACATGGCCGATGCGATGGTTTTGATCCCCACGGTTTTCGGCATCGCGGTCATCATTTCGCTGATGGTTCAGGTCGCGTCCGACCACATGGCTCACCCGCCTCAGCCCGAAACCAAGGAAGCTCTTCCGCCTATCCTCGATCGCCTTCCGTATGACAAACGCGCACCGCTAGTAGCGATTTCGGTCGAGGACCACTATGTCCGTGTTCGGACACACAATGGGGAAGCGGTGATTCTGATGCGTCTGACCGACGCGATGCGCGAAGTGGGCCAAACGGATGGCCTTCAGGTGCATAGATCACACTGGGTTGCCCGCGATGCCGTCACCGCCGCTCGGCGCGAAGGCGACAGGGCGATCCTGACGGTCAGCCATGGGGAAGATATCCCCGTCAGCCGCCGCTACGTCCCCGCGATCAAAGAGGCCGGGTTTCTACCCGGGTAG
- a CDS encoding ABC transporter permease — translation MALPIYASTTQRVWHYSYLTICGLIFFFLIAPILVIIPLSFNAQNFFTFTPEMLRLDPEGYSLKHYTDFFTNSDWQLAMTNSLKIAPVATLISVSLGTLAAIGLSQSHVPGRRAIMATLISPMIVPLIISATGMYFFYSNPYIPVPFYGKIYLPFTLTGEYWGVVLAHAALGIPFVIITVTATLVGFDKSLTRASAMMGAGPVRTFFRVQMPLIMPGVISGALFAFITSFDEVVVVLFVGSAQNKTLPWQMFIGLREQISPTILAAATILITVSVILLLVVELLRRRSERLRGMSPS, via the coding sequence ATGGCACTTCCTATTTACGCCAGCACCACCCAACGGGTTTGGCACTACAGCTACCTCACGATTTGCGGCCTGATCTTCTTCTTCCTGATCGCGCCGATCCTCGTGATCATCCCGCTGTCGTTCAATGCGCAGAACTTCTTCACCTTCACGCCGGAGATGCTGCGCCTTGATCCCGAAGGGTATTCGCTGAAGCACTACACGGACTTCTTCACGAACTCCGACTGGCAGCTTGCCATGACGAACTCGCTGAAGATCGCTCCGGTGGCGACGCTGATTTCGGTGTCGCTGGGCACTCTGGCAGCCATCGGTCTGTCGCAGAGCCACGTTCCCGGACGCCGTGCGATCATGGCCACGCTCATCTCGCCGATGATCGTGCCGCTGATCATCTCGGCCACGGGCATGTATTTCTTCTACTCGAACCCGTACATTCCGGTGCCTTTCTACGGAAAGATCTACCTGCCGTTCACCCTCACGGGCGAATACTGGGGCGTTGTTCTGGCGCACGCTGCGTTGGGCATTCCGTTCGTCATCATCACCGTGACGGCCACGCTCGTCGGCTTTGACAAGTCGCTGACCCGCGCGTCGGCTATGATGGGCGCAGGTCCGGTTCGCACATTCTTCCGCGTGCAGATGCCGCTGATCATGCCGGGCGTGATCTCGGGTGCGCTGTTCGCGTTCATCACCTCGTTCGACGAAGTCGTTGTGGTGCTGTTCGTCGGCTCGGCCCAGAACAAGACGCTGCCGTGGCAGATGTTCATCGGTTTGCGCGAACAGATCAGTCCGACGATCCTCGCAGCCGCGACGATCCTGATCACGGTCTCGGTCATTCTGCTGCTGGTGGTCGAGCTCCTGCGGCGGAGGTCGGAACGACTTCGCGGTATGTCGCCAAGCTAA
- a CDS encoding ABC transporter ATP-binding protein, with the protein MAPTAADNAFVEFDRVQKSYDGETLVVKDLNLSMPRGEFLTMLGPSGSGKTTCLMMLAGFETATHGDIRIGGTSINHIPPHKRGIGMVFQNYALFPHMTVAENLAFPLEVRKLGKSEREAKVQRALDMVQMGKFGGRRPAQLSGGQQQRIALARALVFEPELVLMDEPLGALDKQLREHMQFEITRIAHNLGITTVYVTHDQTEALTMSDRVAVFDDGRIQQLAPPDELYEAPQNSFVAQFIGENNTLTGVVKSIDGGRCAVQLDSGEVIDAMPVNVSKPGERTKVSIRPERVEINKSRLSPDAHTLKAEVLEFIYMGDIFRTRLRVAGREDFIVKTRNAPDQVRLQPGTTIEIGWLPEDCRALDA; encoded by the coding sequence TTGGCGCCAACAGCAGCCGATAATGCGTTCGTAGAATTCGATCGCGTGCAAAAAAGCTATGATGGCGAGACACTCGTCGTCAAAGACCTCAACCTCAGTATGCCGCGCGGCGAGTTTCTTACGATGCTCGGGCCGTCGGGTTCGGGGAAAACCACCTGCCTCATGATGCTCGCAGGTTTCGAGACCGCGACCCACGGTGATATCCGGATCGGCGGAACCTCGATCAACCACATCCCTCCGCACAAGCGCGGGATCGGGATGGTTTTCCAGAACTACGCATTGTTCCCCCACATGACAGTGGCCGAGAACCTCGCCTTCCCGCTGGAAGTCCGCAAACTGGGCAAGTCCGAGCGCGAAGCCAAAGTGCAGCGCGCACTCGACATGGTTCAGATGGGCAAGTTCGGCGGTCGCCGTCCGGCCCAGCTTTCGGGCGGTCAGCAGCAGCGTATCGCACTGGCCCGCGCGCTGGTGTTCGAGCCTGAACTGGTTCTCATGGACGAACCGCTCGGCGCGCTCGACAAGCAGTTGCGCGAACACATGCAGTTCGAGATTACCCGCATCGCGCATAACCTCGGCATTACGACGGTTTACGTGACGCACGACCAGACTGAAGCGCTGACCATGTCCGACCGCGTCGCAGTGTTCGACGATGGCCGCATCCAGCAGCTTGCCCCGCCGGATGAGCTGTACGAGGCTCCGCAAAACAGCTTCGTTGCGCAGTTCATCGGCGAGAACAACACTCTGACCGGCGTCGTCAAATCGATCGACGGCGGGCGCTGTGCGGTCCAGCTCGACAGCGGCGAGGTCATCGACGCGATGCCCGTCAACGTCAGCAAGCCGGGCGAGCGCACCAAGGTATCCATCCGCCCCGAACGTGTAGAGATCAACAAGTCCCGACTTTCGCCCGATGCGCACACGCTCAAGGCCGAAGTGCTTGAATTCATCTACATGGGCGACATCTTCCGTACTCGTCTGCGGGTTGCAGGCCGCGAGGACTTTATCGTCAAAACGCGAAATGCACCCGACCAGGTACGACTGCAGCCCGGCACGACCATCGAGATCGGCTGGCTGCCTGAGGATTGCCGCGCGCTCGACGCCTGA
- a CDS encoding Hint domain-containing protein: MATYNLTGINPGHFVGWDGSSLLAAGSTITLKPDWDVTAEVLHYQVTDGDTNFNGDLSQNEIGDDGDQNVTIYDANWSNLGSGRVYVEDHFELRAPDGSTIHLYTMEISGYPIGVVATAPLQPGVQYEVISSYNSGAVSYSSIADQNYDISADNTLTGMNTQSETLRGEDGNDTISGQGGDDRLSGDKGMDTVYGGAGNDTVVGGLSNDVLYGGTGDDMVLGDGELYSLETTPSGPDTTATTLTIVNNSTGPIIVSHIDQSGTSTDYATIGEGQSLTINTFEETNWVIRDENRYFIDFIEGAANQTYTLDNTQHDTVYGGDGNDMVMGQIGHDTVYGDAGADTVWGGSGNDSVYGGTGNDTLYGGDDRDTIYIDGDDVVYGGEGGDDYDYAVLSNIGTTVTFTDNESGTFTTNGGATSGSFSEIELVAGGTGDDVIDASATSFQTIWGGEGNNILYGGSSTDTLAAGSGSDTMYGNAGDDTILFGAGGGVVYGGAGNDYIDDNYGTQDTGTDTIYGGDGDDTIFAGLDNDVIYGGTGSDWMSGEGGDDTLYGGDGGDVMSGGDGNDRLDGGSGNDAISGGAGNDTFVVSSGTGTDTITDFDIGDDDLDGFTNDQIDVSGLVNGDGNPVTGWDVTVVDDGAGNAKLIFPSGEAIILQGVAPASIDSAPEMYKSGIPCFTVGTMILTPTGEKPVEMLRPGDLVVTRDNGPQPIIWAGAKLVTREELAAKPDLLPVKIEAGGWAGDRGLLVSPQHAISVYSGEAGGTHSLVRARHLAKLRGGKVRIAKGVRSVTYVHLMFEKHQVVYSNGIASESFYPGPWGMSALNFESIREVVSLFPDLGRLKVEDAYGPSVRPVARFSDLPDVIRDLELDRR; this comes from the coding sequence ATGGCGACCTACAATCTGACGGGTATCAATCCGGGGCACTTTGTTGGCTGGGACGGCAGCAGCCTTCTTGCGGCGGGATCCACGATCACGCTGAAGCCCGATTGGGACGTCACGGCCGAAGTTCTGCACTACCAAGTCACTGACGGCGATACGAATTTCAACGGTGACTTGTCACAAAATGAAATCGGCGACGACGGCGATCAGAACGTCACGATCTACGACGCAAACTGGAGTAACCTCGGCAGTGGTCGGGTCTACGTCGAGGACCACTTCGAACTGCGCGCACCCGATGGGTCGACCATCCACCTCTACACGATGGAAATTTCGGGTTACCCCATCGGTGTCGTCGCGACGGCTCCGTTGCAACCGGGTGTGCAGTACGAAGTCATCTCTTCCTACAACTCTGGCGCGGTGTCCTATTCCTCGATCGCCGACCAGAACTACGACATCAGCGCGGACAATACCCTCACGGGTATGAATACGCAGAGCGAAACACTGCGCGGGGAGGACGGCAACGATACGATCAGCGGGCAGGGTGGGGATGACCGCCTTTCCGGCGATAAGGGCATGGACACGGTCTATGGCGGCGCGGGCAACGATACCGTTGTCGGCGGCCTGAGCAATGACGTGCTCTACGGCGGCACCGGCGATGATATGGTGCTAGGCGACGGCGAGCTCTATTCGCTCGAAACCACGCCTTCGGGGCCTGATACGACGGCAACCACGCTGACGATCGTCAATAACTCTACCGGTCCGATCATCGTCAGCCATATCGACCAGTCCGGCACATCGACCGACTATGCGACGATTGGCGAAGGCCAGTCGCTAACGATCAACACGTTCGAGGAAACCAACTGGGTCATCCGCGACGAGAACCGCTACTTCATCGACTTTATCGAAGGTGCGGCGAACCAGACCTATACGCTCGACAACACGCAGCATGACACCGTCTACGGCGGCGACGGCAACGACATGGTCATGGGCCAGATCGGCCACGATACCGTCTATGGCGATGCGGGCGCGGATACCGTCTGGGGTGGCTCGGGCAACGACAGCGTTTATGGCGGTACTGGCAACGATACGCTCTACGGCGGCGATGACCGCGATACGATCTATATTGATGGCGACGACGTTGTTTACGGCGGCGAGGGCGGTGACGACTACGACTACGCCGTTCTTTCCAACATTGGCACAACCGTCACATTCACCGACAACGAGTCCGGTACGTTTACGACAAATGGCGGCGCGACGAGCGGTTCGTTCTCGGAAATCGAACTTGTTGCGGGCGGCACTGGCGACGACGTGATCGACGCGTCCGCCACCAGTTTCCAGACGATCTGGGGCGGTGAGGGTAACAACATTCTCTATGGCGGTTCCAGCACCGATACGCTGGCAGCGGGCAGCGGCTCTGACACGATGTACGGTAATGCAGGTGACGACACGATCCTGTTCGGTGCAGGTGGCGGTGTCGTTTATGGCGGCGCGGGCAACGACTACATCGACGACAATTATGGTACGCAGGACACCGGCACCGATACGATCTACGGCGGTGATGGCGACGACACGATCTTCGCTGGTCTGGACAATGACGTCATATATGGCGGCACTGGCAGCGATTGGATGAGCGGCGAGGGTGGCGATGACACCCTCTACGGCGGCGATGGCGGTGACGTCATGTCTGGCGGTGACGGCAACGACCGCCTCGACGGCGGGTCCGGCAATGACGCTATCTCGGGCGGTGCGGGCAACGACACCTTTGTCGTCAGCAGCGGAACCGGCACGGATACGATCACTGACTTCGACATTGGCGACGATGACCTCGACGGCTTCACCAACGACCAGATCGATGTATCGGGACTGGTCAACGGTGACGGTAATCCTGTCACGGGGTGGGATGTCACGGTCGTTGACGACGGCGCAGGCAATGCGAAGCTGATTTTCCCGTCGGGAGAGGCGATCATCCTGCAAGGCGTTGCGCCGGCCTCCATCGACAGCGCGCCCGAGATGTATAAATCGGGCATTCCGTGCTTCACTGTGGGTACGATGATCCTGACGCCGACGGGCGAAAAGCCTGTGGAAATGCTCCGCCCCGGTGATTTGGTGGTCACGCGGGACAATGGTCCGCAGCCGATCATCTGGGCAGGCGCAAAGCTTGTGACGCGCGAGGAACTGGCTGCCAAGCCGGATCTGCTGCCCGTCAAAATCGAAGCTGGCGGCTGGGCGGGCGATCGCGGTCTGCTGGTTTCCCCGCAGCACGCCATCAGCGTCTATTCCGGAGAGGCGGGCGGCACCCATTCACTGGTCCGCGCAAGGCACCTCGCGAAGCTGCGCGGAGGCAAGGTTCGCATTGCCAAAGGCGTGCGTTCGGTGACCTACGTACACCTTATGTTTGAAAAGCATCAGGTTGTTTATTCAAACGGAATCGCGAGCGAGAGCTTCTATCCGGGACCGTGGGGAATGTCGGCGCTGAACTTCGAATCAATCCGCGAAGTGGTCTCTCTGTTCCCCGATTTGGGCCGACTCAAAGTCGAAGATGCCTACGGCCCAAGTGTGCGACCGGTGGCGCGATTCAGCGACCTTCCTGATGTCATTCGCGACCTAGAGCTAGATCGCCGTTAA